The Macaca fascicularis isolate 582-1 chromosome 1, T2T-MFA8v1.1 genome includes a window with the following:
- the CD46 gene encoding membrane cofactor protein isoform X2 — protein MASSGRRERPFSSGRFPGLLLATLVLQLSSFSDACEAPPTFEAMELIGKPKPYYRVGERVDYKCKKGYFYIPPLATHTICDRNHTWLPVSDEGCYREMCPHIRDPLNGEAILANGSYEFGAELHFICNEGYYLIGKDILYCELKDTVAIWSGKPPLCEKILCTPPPKIKNGKHTFSEVEVFEYLDAVTYSCDPAPGPDPFSLIGESMIYCGNNSTWSHAAPECKVVKCRFPVVENGKQISGFGKKFYYKATVMFECDKGYYLNGSDKIVCESNSTWDPPVPKCLKVSTSPTTKSPTSSASGPRPTYKPPVSNYPGYPKPDEGILNNLDDWVIALIVIVIVVAVAVICVALYRFLQGRKKKGTYLTDENHREVKFTSL, from the exons ATGGCTTCTTCCGGCCGCCGCGAGCGTCCCTTTTCTTCCGGTCGGTTTCCTGGGTTGCTTTTGGCTACCCTCGTGTTGCAGCTATCCTCCTTCTCCG ATGCCTGTGAGGCGCCACCAACATTTGAAGCTATGGAGCTCATTGGTAAACCAAAACCCTACTATAGGGTTGGGGAACGAGTAGATTATAAGTGTAAGAAAGGATACTTCTATATACCTCCTCTTGCCACCCATACTATTTGTGATCGGAATCATACATGGCTACCTGTCTCAGATGAGGGCTGTTATA gagAAATGTGTCCACATATACGGGATCCTTTAAATGGTGAAGCAATCCTTGCAAATGGGTCTTACGAGTTTGGTGCTGAGTTACACTTTATTTGTAACGAGGG TTATTACTTAATTGGTAAAGATATTCTATATTGTGAACTTAAAGACACAGTAGCAATTTGGAGCGGTAAGCCCCCATTATGTGAAA agaTTTTGTGTACACcacctccaaaaataaaaaatggaaaacacacCTTTAGTGAAGTAGAAGTGTTTGAGTATCTTGATGCAGTAACTTACAGTTGTGATCCTGCACCTGGACCAGATCCATTTTCACTTATTGGAGAGAGCATGATTTATTGTGGTAACAATTCAACATGGAGTCATGCTGCTCCAGAGTGTAAAG TGGTCAAATGTCGATTTCCAGTAGTcgaaaatggaaaacagatatcaggatttggaaaaaaattttactACAAAGCGACAGTTATGTTTGAATGCGATAAGGGTTATTACCTCAACGGCAGCGACAAAATTGTCTGTGAGAGTAACAGTACTTGGGATCCCCCAGTTCCAAAATGTCTTAAAG tgtCGACTTCTCCCACTACAAAATCTCCAACGTCCAGTGCCTCAG GTCCTAGGCCTACTTACAAGCCTCCAGTCTCAAATTATCCAG gATATCCCAAACCTGATGAAGGAATACTTAACAATTTGG atGATTGGGTCATTGCTCTGATTGTTATTGTCATAG TTGTTGCAGTTGCAGTAATTTGTGTTGCCCTGTACAGATTTCTtcaagggaggaagaagaaagg CACATACCTAACTGATGAGAACCACAGAGAAGTAAAATTTACTTCTCTCTGA
- the CD46 gene encoding membrane cofactor protein isoform X7 produces MASSGRRERPFSSDACEAPPTFEAMELIGKPKPYYRVGERVDYKCKKGYFYIPPLATHTICDRNHTWLPVSDEGCYREMCPHIRDPLNGEAILANGSYEFGAELHFICNEGYYLIGKDILYCELKDTVAIWSGKPPLCEKILCTPPPKIKNGKHTFSEVEVFEYLDAVTYSCDPAPGPDPFSLIGESMIYCGNNSTWSHAAPECKVVKCRFPVVENGKQISGFGKKFYYKATVMFECDKGYYLNGSDKIVCESNSTWDPPVPKCLKVSTSPTTKSPTSSASGPRPTYKPPVSNYPGYPKPDEGILNNLDDWVIALIVIVIVVAVAVICVALYRFLQGRKKKGTYLTDENHREVKFTSL; encoded by the exons ATGGCTTCTTCCGGCCGCCGCGAGCGTCCCTTTTCTTCCG ATGCCTGTGAGGCGCCACCAACATTTGAAGCTATGGAGCTCATTGGTAAACCAAAACCCTACTATAGGGTTGGGGAACGAGTAGATTATAAGTGTAAGAAAGGATACTTCTATATACCTCCTCTTGCCACCCATACTATTTGTGATCGGAATCATACATGGCTACCTGTCTCAGATGAGGGCTGTTATA gagAAATGTGTCCACATATACGGGATCCTTTAAATGGTGAAGCAATCCTTGCAAATGGGTCTTACGAGTTTGGTGCTGAGTTACACTTTATTTGTAACGAGGG TTATTACTTAATTGGTAAAGATATTCTATATTGTGAACTTAAAGACACAGTAGCAATTTGGAGCGGTAAGCCCCCATTATGTGAAA agaTTTTGTGTACACcacctccaaaaataaaaaatggaaaacacacCTTTAGTGAAGTAGAAGTGTTTGAGTATCTTGATGCAGTAACTTACAGTTGTGATCCTGCACCTGGACCAGATCCATTTTCACTTATTGGAGAGAGCATGATTTATTGTGGTAACAATTCAACATGGAGTCATGCTGCTCCAGAGTGTAAAG TGGTCAAATGTCGATTTCCAGTAGTcgaaaatggaaaacagatatcaggatttggaaaaaaattttactACAAAGCGACAGTTATGTTTGAATGCGATAAGGGTTATTACCTCAACGGCAGCGACAAAATTGTCTGTGAGAGTAACAGTACTTGGGATCCCCCAGTTCCAAAATGTCTTAAAG tgtCGACTTCTCCCACTACAAAATCTCCAACGTCCAGTGCCTCAG GTCCTAGGCCTACTTACAAGCCTCCAGTCTCAAATTATCCAG gATATCCCAAACCTGATGAAGGAATACTTAACAATTTGG atGATTGGGTCATTGCTCTGATTGTTATTGTCATAG TTGTTGCAGTTGCAGTAATTTGTGTTGCCCTGTACAGATTTCTtcaagggaggaagaagaaagg CACATACCTAACTGATGAGAACCACAGAGAAGTAAAATTTACTTCTCTCTGA
- the CD46 gene encoding membrane cofactor protein isoform X4: MASSGRRERPFSSDACEAPPTFEAMELIGKPKPYYRVGERVDYKCKKGYFYIPPLATHTICDRNHTWLPVSDEGCYREMCPHIRDPLNGEAILANGSYEFGAELHFICNEGYYLIGKDILYCELKDTVAIWSGKPPLCEKILCTPPPKIKNGKHTFSEVEVFEYLDAVTYSCDPAPGPDPFSLIGESMIYCGNNSTWSHAAPECKVVKCRFPVVENGKQISGFGKKFYYKATVMFECDKGYYLNGSDKIVCESNSTWDPPVPKCLKVSTSPTTKSPTSSASGPRPTYKPPVSNYPGYPKPDEGILNNLDDWVIALIVIVIVVAVAVICVALYRFLQGRKKKGKADGGPEYATYQMKSTPLAEQRG; this comes from the exons ATGGCTTCTTCCGGCCGCCGCGAGCGTCCCTTTTCTTCCG ATGCCTGTGAGGCGCCACCAACATTTGAAGCTATGGAGCTCATTGGTAAACCAAAACCCTACTATAGGGTTGGGGAACGAGTAGATTATAAGTGTAAGAAAGGATACTTCTATATACCTCCTCTTGCCACCCATACTATTTGTGATCGGAATCATACATGGCTACCTGTCTCAGATGAGGGCTGTTATA gagAAATGTGTCCACATATACGGGATCCTTTAAATGGTGAAGCAATCCTTGCAAATGGGTCTTACGAGTTTGGTGCTGAGTTACACTTTATTTGTAACGAGGG TTATTACTTAATTGGTAAAGATATTCTATATTGTGAACTTAAAGACACAGTAGCAATTTGGAGCGGTAAGCCCCCATTATGTGAAA agaTTTTGTGTACACcacctccaaaaataaaaaatggaaaacacacCTTTAGTGAAGTAGAAGTGTTTGAGTATCTTGATGCAGTAACTTACAGTTGTGATCCTGCACCTGGACCAGATCCATTTTCACTTATTGGAGAGAGCATGATTTATTGTGGTAACAATTCAACATGGAGTCATGCTGCTCCAGAGTGTAAAG TGGTCAAATGTCGATTTCCAGTAGTcgaaaatggaaaacagatatcaggatttggaaaaaaattttactACAAAGCGACAGTTATGTTTGAATGCGATAAGGGTTATTACCTCAACGGCAGCGACAAAATTGTCTGTGAGAGTAACAGTACTTGGGATCCCCCAGTTCCAAAATGTCTTAAAG tgtCGACTTCTCCCACTACAAAATCTCCAACGTCCAGTGCCTCAG GTCCTAGGCCTACTTACAAGCCTCCAGTCTCAAATTATCCAG gATATCCCAAACCTGATGAAGGAATACTTAACAATTTGG atGATTGGGTCATTGCTCTGATTGTTATTGTCATAG TTGTTGCAGTTGCAGTAATTTGTGTTGCCCTGTACAGATTTCTtcaagggaggaagaagaaagg GAAAGCAGATGGTGGACCTGAATATGCCACTTACCAGATGAAATCAACCCCTCTAGCAGAGCAGAGAGGCTGA
- the CD46 gene encoding membrane cofactor protein isoform X12, translating into MELIGKPKPYYRVGERVDYKCKKGYFYIPPLATHTICDRNHTWLPVSDEGCYREMCPHIRDPLNGEAILANGSYEFGAELHFICNEGYYLIGKDILYCELKDTVAIWSGKPPLCEKILCTPPPKIKNGKHTFSEVEVFEYLDAVTYSCDPAPGPDPFSLIGESMIYCGNNSTWSHAAPECKVVKCRFPVVENGKQISGFGKKFYYKATVMFECDKGYYLNGSDKIVCESNSTWDPPVPKCLKVSTSPTTKSPTSSASGPRPTYKPPVSNYPGYPKPDEGILNNLDDWVIALIVIVIVVAVAVICVALYRFLQGRKKKGKADGGPEYATYQMKSTPLAEQRG; encoded by the exons ATGGAGCTCATTGGTAAACCAAAACCCTACTATAGGGTTGGGGAACGAGTAGATTATAAGTGTAAGAAAGGATACTTCTATATACCTCCTCTTGCCACCCATACTATTTGTGATCGGAATCATACATGGCTACCTGTCTCAGATGAGGGCTGTTATA gagAAATGTGTCCACATATACGGGATCCTTTAAATGGTGAAGCAATCCTTGCAAATGGGTCTTACGAGTTTGGTGCTGAGTTACACTTTATTTGTAACGAGGG TTATTACTTAATTGGTAAAGATATTCTATATTGTGAACTTAAAGACACAGTAGCAATTTGGAGCGGTAAGCCCCCATTATGTGAAA agaTTTTGTGTACACcacctccaaaaataaaaaatggaaaacacacCTTTAGTGAAGTAGAAGTGTTTGAGTATCTTGATGCAGTAACTTACAGTTGTGATCCTGCACCTGGACCAGATCCATTTTCACTTATTGGAGAGAGCATGATTTATTGTGGTAACAATTCAACATGGAGTCATGCTGCTCCAGAGTGTAAAG TGGTCAAATGTCGATTTCCAGTAGTcgaaaatggaaaacagatatcaggatttggaaaaaaattttactACAAAGCGACAGTTATGTTTGAATGCGATAAGGGTTATTACCTCAACGGCAGCGACAAAATTGTCTGTGAGAGTAACAGTACTTGGGATCCCCCAGTTCCAAAATGTCTTAAAG tgtCGACTTCTCCCACTACAAAATCTCCAACGTCCAGTGCCTCAG GTCCTAGGCCTACTTACAAGCCTCCAGTCTCAAATTATCCAG gATATCCCAAACCTGATGAAGGAATACTTAACAATTTGG atGATTGGGTCATTGCTCTGATTGTTATTGTCATAG TTGTTGCAGTTGCAGTAATTTGTGTTGCCCTGTACAGATTTCTtcaagggaggaagaagaaagg GAAAGCAGATGGTGGACCTGAATATGCCACTTACCAGATGAAATCAACCCCTCTAGCAGAGCAGAGAGGCTGA
- the CD46 gene encoding membrane cofactor protein isoform X14 has protein sequence MELIGKPKPYYRVGERVDYKCKKGYFYIPPLATHTICDRNHTWLPVSDEGCYREMCPHIRDPLNGEAILANGSYEFGAELHFICNEGYYLIGKDILYCELKDTVAIWSGKPPLCEKILCTPPPKIKNGKHTFSEVEVFEYLDAVTYSCDPAPGPDPFSLIGESMIYCGNNSTWSHAAPECKVVKCRFPVVENGKQISGFGKKFYYKATVMFECDKGYYLNGSDKIVCESNSTWDPPVPKCLKGPRPTYKPPVSNYPGYPKPDEGILNNLDDWVIALIVIVIVVAVAVICVALYRFLQGRKKKGKADGGPEYATYQMKSTPLAEQRG, from the exons ATGGAGCTCATTGGTAAACCAAAACCCTACTATAGGGTTGGGGAACGAGTAGATTATAAGTGTAAGAAAGGATACTTCTATATACCTCCTCTTGCCACCCATACTATTTGTGATCGGAATCATACATGGCTACCTGTCTCAGATGAGGGCTGTTATA gagAAATGTGTCCACATATACGGGATCCTTTAAATGGTGAAGCAATCCTTGCAAATGGGTCTTACGAGTTTGGTGCTGAGTTACACTTTATTTGTAACGAGGG TTATTACTTAATTGGTAAAGATATTCTATATTGTGAACTTAAAGACACAGTAGCAATTTGGAGCGGTAAGCCCCCATTATGTGAAA agaTTTTGTGTACACcacctccaaaaataaaaaatggaaaacacacCTTTAGTGAAGTAGAAGTGTTTGAGTATCTTGATGCAGTAACTTACAGTTGTGATCCTGCACCTGGACCAGATCCATTTTCACTTATTGGAGAGAGCATGATTTATTGTGGTAACAATTCAACATGGAGTCATGCTGCTCCAGAGTGTAAAG TGGTCAAATGTCGATTTCCAGTAGTcgaaaatggaaaacagatatcaggatttggaaaaaaattttactACAAAGCGACAGTTATGTTTGAATGCGATAAGGGTTATTACCTCAACGGCAGCGACAAAATTGTCTGTGAGAGTAACAGTACTTGGGATCCCCCAGTTCCAAAATGTCTTAAAG GTCCTAGGCCTACTTACAAGCCTCCAGTCTCAAATTATCCAG gATATCCCAAACCTGATGAAGGAATACTTAACAATTTGG atGATTGGGTCATTGCTCTGATTGTTATTGTCATAG TTGTTGCAGTTGCAGTAATTTGTGTTGCCCTGTACAGATTTCTtcaagggaggaagaagaaagg GAAAGCAGATGGTGGACCTGAATATGCCACTTACCAGATGAAATCAACCCCTCTAGCAGAGCAGAGAGGCTGA
- the CD46 gene encoding membrane cofactor protein isoform X16, with the protein MELIGKPKPYYRVGERVDYKCKKGYFYIPPLATHTICDRNHTWLPVSDEGCYREMCPHIRDPLNGEAILANGSYEFGAELHFICNEGYYLIGKDILYCELKDTVAIWSGKPPLCEKILCTPPPKIKNGKHTFSEVEVFEYLDAVTYSCDPAPGPDPFSLIGESMIYCGNNSTWSHAAPECKVVKCRFPVVENGKQISGFGKKFYYKATVMFECDKGYYLNGSDKIVCESNSTWDPPVPKCLKGPRPTYKPPVSNYPGYPKPDEGILNNLDDWVIALIVIVIVVAVAVICVALYRFLQGRKKKGF; encoded by the exons ATGGAGCTCATTGGTAAACCAAAACCCTACTATAGGGTTGGGGAACGAGTAGATTATAAGTGTAAGAAAGGATACTTCTATATACCTCCTCTTGCCACCCATACTATTTGTGATCGGAATCATACATGGCTACCTGTCTCAGATGAGGGCTGTTATA gagAAATGTGTCCACATATACGGGATCCTTTAAATGGTGAAGCAATCCTTGCAAATGGGTCTTACGAGTTTGGTGCTGAGTTACACTTTATTTGTAACGAGGG TTATTACTTAATTGGTAAAGATATTCTATATTGTGAACTTAAAGACACAGTAGCAATTTGGAGCGGTAAGCCCCCATTATGTGAAA agaTTTTGTGTACACcacctccaaaaataaaaaatggaaaacacacCTTTAGTGAAGTAGAAGTGTTTGAGTATCTTGATGCAGTAACTTACAGTTGTGATCCTGCACCTGGACCAGATCCATTTTCACTTATTGGAGAGAGCATGATTTATTGTGGTAACAATTCAACATGGAGTCATGCTGCTCCAGAGTGTAAAG TGGTCAAATGTCGATTTCCAGTAGTcgaaaatggaaaacagatatcaggatttggaaaaaaattttactACAAAGCGACAGTTATGTTTGAATGCGATAAGGGTTATTACCTCAACGGCAGCGACAAAATTGTCTGTGAGAGTAACAGTACTTGGGATCCCCCAGTTCCAAAATGTCTTAAAG GTCCTAGGCCTACTTACAAGCCTCCAGTCTCAAATTATCCAG gATATCCCAAACCTGATGAAGGAATACTTAACAATTTGG atGATTGGGTCATTGCTCTGATTGTTATTGTCATAG TTGTTGCAGTTGCAGTAATTTGTGTTGCCCTGTACAGATTTCTtcaagggaggaagaagaaagg ATTCTGA
- the CD46 gene encoding membrane cofactor protein isoform X13, producing MELIGKPKPYYRVGERVDYKCKKGYFYIPPLATHTICDRNHTWLPVSDEGCYREMCPHIRDPLNGEAILANGSYEFGAELHFICNEGYYLIGKDILYCELKDTVAIWSGKPPLCEKILCTPPPKIKNGKHTFSEVEVFEYLDAVTYSCDPAPGPDPFSLIGESMIYCGNNSTWSHAAPECKVVKCRFPVVENGKQISGFGKKFYYKATVMFECDKGYYLNGSDKIVCESNSTWDPPVPKCLKVSTSPTTKSPTSSASGPRPTYKPPVSNYPGYPKPDEGILNNLDDWVIALIVIVIVVAVAVICVALYRFLQGRKKKGTYLTDENHREVKFTSL from the exons ATGGAGCTCATTGGTAAACCAAAACCCTACTATAGGGTTGGGGAACGAGTAGATTATAAGTGTAAGAAAGGATACTTCTATATACCTCCTCTTGCCACCCATACTATTTGTGATCGGAATCATACATGGCTACCTGTCTCAGATGAGGGCTGTTATA gagAAATGTGTCCACATATACGGGATCCTTTAAATGGTGAAGCAATCCTTGCAAATGGGTCTTACGAGTTTGGTGCTGAGTTACACTTTATTTGTAACGAGGG TTATTACTTAATTGGTAAAGATATTCTATATTGTGAACTTAAAGACACAGTAGCAATTTGGAGCGGTAAGCCCCCATTATGTGAAA agaTTTTGTGTACACcacctccaaaaataaaaaatggaaaacacacCTTTAGTGAAGTAGAAGTGTTTGAGTATCTTGATGCAGTAACTTACAGTTGTGATCCTGCACCTGGACCAGATCCATTTTCACTTATTGGAGAGAGCATGATTTATTGTGGTAACAATTCAACATGGAGTCATGCTGCTCCAGAGTGTAAAG TGGTCAAATGTCGATTTCCAGTAGTcgaaaatggaaaacagatatcaggatttggaaaaaaattttactACAAAGCGACAGTTATGTTTGAATGCGATAAGGGTTATTACCTCAACGGCAGCGACAAAATTGTCTGTGAGAGTAACAGTACTTGGGATCCCCCAGTTCCAAAATGTCTTAAAG tgtCGACTTCTCCCACTACAAAATCTCCAACGTCCAGTGCCTCAG GTCCTAGGCCTACTTACAAGCCTCCAGTCTCAAATTATCCAG gATATCCCAAACCTGATGAAGGAATACTTAACAATTTGG atGATTGGGTCATTGCTCTGATTGTTATTGTCATAG TTGTTGCAGTTGCAGTAATTTGTGTTGCCCTGTACAGATTTCTtcaagggaggaagaagaaagg CACATACCTAACTGATGAGAACCACAGAGAAGTAAAATTTACTTCTCTCTGA
- the CD46 gene encoding membrane cofactor protein isoform X15, with translation MELIGKPKPYYRVGERVDYKCKKGYFYIPPLATHTICDRNHTWLPVSDEGCYREMCPHIRDPLNGEAILANGSYEFGAELHFICNEGYYLIGKDILYCELKDTVAIWSGKPPLCEKILCTPPPKIKNGKHTFSEVEVFEYLDAVTYSCDPAPGPDPFSLIGESMIYCGNNSTWSHAAPECKVVKCRFPVVENGKQISGFGKKFYYKATVMFECDKGYYLNGSDKIVCESNSTWDPPVPKCLKGPRPTYKPPVSNYPGYPKPDEGILNNLDDWVIALIVIVIVVAVAVICVALYRFLQGRKKKGTYLTDENHREVKFTSL, from the exons ATGGAGCTCATTGGTAAACCAAAACCCTACTATAGGGTTGGGGAACGAGTAGATTATAAGTGTAAGAAAGGATACTTCTATATACCTCCTCTTGCCACCCATACTATTTGTGATCGGAATCATACATGGCTACCTGTCTCAGATGAGGGCTGTTATA gagAAATGTGTCCACATATACGGGATCCTTTAAATGGTGAAGCAATCCTTGCAAATGGGTCTTACGAGTTTGGTGCTGAGTTACACTTTATTTGTAACGAGGG TTATTACTTAATTGGTAAAGATATTCTATATTGTGAACTTAAAGACACAGTAGCAATTTGGAGCGGTAAGCCCCCATTATGTGAAA agaTTTTGTGTACACcacctccaaaaataaaaaatggaaaacacacCTTTAGTGAAGTAGAAGTGTTTGAGTATCTTGATGCAGTAACTTACAGTTGTGATCCTGCACCTGGACCAGATCCATTTTCACTTATTGGAGAGAGCATGATTTATTGTGGTAACAATTCAACATGGAGTCATGCTGCTCCAGAGTGTAAAG TGGTCAAATGTCGATTTCCAGTAGTcgaaaatggaaaacagatatcaggatttggaaaaaaattttactACAAAGCGACAGTTATGTTTGAATGCGATAAGGGTTATTACCTCAACGGCAGCGACAAAATTGTCTGTGAGAGTAACAGTACTTGGGATCCCCCAGTTCCAAAATGTCTTAAAG GTCCTAGGCCTACTTACAAGCCTCCAGTCTCAAATTATCCAG gATATCCCAAACCTGATGAAGGAATACTTAACAATTTGG atGATTGGGTCATTGCTCTGATTGTTATTGTCATAG TTGTTGCAGTTGCAGTAATTTGTGTTGCCCTGTACAGATTTCTtcaagggaggaagaagaaagg CACATACCTAACTGATGAGAACCACAGAGAAGTAAAATTTACTTCTCTCTGA
- the CD46 gene encoding membrane cofactor protein isoform X18 codes for MVKQSLQMGLTSLVLSYTLFVTREILCTPPPKIKNGKHTFSEVEVFEYLDAVTYSCDPAPGPDPFSLIGESMIYCGNNSTWSHAAPECKVVKCRFPVVENGKQISGFGKKFYYKATVMFECDKGYYLNGSDKIVCESNSTWDPPVPKCLKGPRPTYKPPVSNYPGYPKPDEGILNNLDDWVIALIVIVIVVAVAVICVALYRFLQGRKKKGKADGGPEYATYQMKSTPLAEQRG; via the exons ATGGTGAAGCAATCCTTGCAAATGGGTCTTACGAGTTTGGTGCTGAGTTACACTTTATTTGTAACGAGGG agaTTTTGTGTACACcacctccaaaaataaaaaatggaaaacacacCTTTAGTGAAGTAGAAGTGTTTGAGTATCTTGATGCAGTAACTTACAGTTGTGATCCTGCACCTGGACCAGATCCATTTTCACTTATTGGAGAGAGCATGATTTATTGTGGTAACAATTCAACATGGAGTCATGCTGCTCCAGAGTGTAAAG TGGTCAAATGTCGATTTCCAGTAGTcgaaaatggaaaacagatatcaggatttggaaaaaaattttactACAAAGCGACAGTTATGTTTGAATGCGATAAGGGTTATTACCTCAACGGCAGCGACAAAATTGTCTGTGAGAGTAACAGTACTTGGGATCCCCCAGTTCCAAAATGTCTTAAAG GTCCTAGGCCTACTTACAAGCCTCCAGTCTCAAATTATCCAG gATATCCCAAACCTGATGAAGGAATACTTAACAATTTGG atGATTGGGTCATTGCTCTGATTGTTATTGTCATAG TTGTTGCAGTTGCAGTAATTTGTGTTGCCCTGTACAGATTTCTtcaagggaggaagaagaaagg GAAAGCAGATGGTGGACCTGAATATGCCACTTACCAGATGAAATCAACCCCTCTAGCAGAGCAGAGAGGCTGA
- the CD46 gene encoding membrane cofactor protein isoform X19, with protein sequence MVKQSLQMGLTSLVLSYTLFVTREILCTPPPKIKNGKHTFSEVEVFEYLDAVTYSCDPAPGPDPFSLIGESMIYCGNNSTWSHAAPECKVVKCRFPVVENGKQISGFGKKFYYKATVMFECDKGYYLNGSDKIVCESNSTWDPPVPKCLKGPRPTYKPPVSNYPGYPKPDEGILNNLDDWVIALIVIVIVVAVAVICVALYRFLQGRKKKGTYLTDENHREVKFTSL encoded by the exons ATGGTGAAGCAATCCTTGCAAATGGGTCTTACGAGTTTGGTGCTGAGTTACACTTTATTTGTAACGAGGG agaTTTTGTGTACACcacctccaaaaataaaaaatggaaaacacacCTTTAGTGAAGTAGAAGTGTTTGAGTATCTTGATGCAGTAACTTACAGTTGTGATCCTGCACCTGGACCAGATCCATTTTCACTTATTGGAGAGAGCATGATTTATTGTGGTAACAATTCAACATGGAGTCATGCTGCTCCAGAGTGTAAAG TGGTCAAATGTCGATTTCCAGTAGTcgaaaatggaaaacagatatcaggatttggaaaaaaattttactACAAAGCGACAGTTATGTTTGAATGCGATAAGGGTTATTACCTCAACGGCAGCGACAAAATTGTCTGTGAGAGTAACAGTACTTGGGATCCCCCAGTTCCAAAATGTCTTAAAG GTCCTAGGCCTACTTACAAGCCTCCAGTCTCAAATTATCCAG gATATCCCAAACCTGATGAAGGAATACTTAACAATTTGG atGATTGGGTCATTGCTCTGATTGTTATTGTCATAG TTGTTGCAGTTGCAGTAATTTGTGTTGCCCTGTACAGATTTCTtcaagggaggaagaagaaagg CACATACCTAACTGATGAGAACCACAGAGAAGTAAAATTTACTTCTCTCTGA
- the CD46 gene encoding membrane cofactor protein isoform X17 produces MVKQSLQMGLTSLVLSYTLFVTREILCTPPPKIKNGKHTFSEVEVFEYLDAVTYSCDPAPGPDPFSLIGESMIYCGNNSTWSHAAPECKVVKCRFPVVENGKQISGFGKKFYYKATVMFECDKGYYLNGSDKIVCESNSTWDPPVPKCLKVSTSPTTKSPTSSASGPRPTYKPPVSNYPGYPKPDEGILNNLDDWVIALIVIVIVVAVAVICVALYRFLQGRKKKGKADGGPEYATYQMKSTPLAEQRG; encoded by the exons ATGGTGAAGCAATCCTTGCAAATGGGTCTTACGAGTTTGGTGCTGAGTTACACTTTATTTGTAACGAGGG agaTTTTGTGTACACcacctccaaaaataaaaaatggaaaacacacCTTTAGTGAAGTAGAAGTGTTTGAGTATCTTGATGCAGTAACTTACAGTTGTGATCCTGCACCTGGACCAGATCCATTTTCACTTATTGGAGAGAGCATGATTTATTGTGGTAACAATTCAACATGGAGTCATGCTGCTCCAGAGTGTAAAG TGGTCAAATGTCGATTTCCAGTAGTcgaaaatggaaaacagatatcaggatttggaaaaaaattttactACAAAGCGACAGTTATGTTTGAATGCGATAAGGGTTATTACCTCAACGGCAGCGACAAAATTGTCTGTGAGAGTAACAGTACTTGGGATCCCCCAGTTCCAAAATGTCTTAAAG tgtCGACTTCTCCCACTACAAAATCTCCAACGTCCAGTGCCTCAG GTCCTAGGCCTACTTACAAGCCTCCAGTCTCAAATTATCCAG gATATCCCAAACCTGATGAAGGAATACTTAACAATTTGG atGATTGGGTCATTGCTCTGATTGTTATTGTCATAG TTGTTGCAGTTGCAGTAATTTGTGTTGCCCTGTACAGATTTCTtcaagggaggaagaagaaagg GAAAGCAGATGGTGGACCTGAATATGCCACTTACCAGATGAAATCAACCCCTCTAGCAGAGCAGAGAGGCTGA